In one Nicotiana sylvestris chromosome 8, ASM39365v2, whole genome shotgun sequence genomic region, the following are encoded:
- the LOC138875074 gene encoding uncharacterized protein yields MSMNDRPWFVDVANFFMTGIIPCELSSNQRKKLKRDSLDFYWDEPYLFKICTDGVIRRCVPEEEQLGILEAFNSSTYGGHHGGTRTASKVLSCGFYWPTLYKDESELVQRYDECQRVDGILKKDEMPLNTILEDCVDAVQDIVEKVSGL; encoded by the exons ATGTCGATGAATGATAGGCCATGGTTTGTCGATGTTGCTAATTTCTTTATGACaggaataatcccgtgtgagctctcttctaaccaacggaagaagctcaagcgagatagtttggatttctattgggatgagccatacttgttcaagatttgcactgatggtgtgatccgaaggtgtgtcccggaggaagagcaattgggTATCTTGGAGGCTTTTAATTCCTCtacctatggtggccatcatggcgggacGAGGACCGCTTCCAAAGTTCtcagttgtgggttttattggccaactttgtacaaagatgaaAGTGAACTTGTGCAGAGGtatgatgaatgtcaaagagtggatggaattttgaaaaaagatgagatgcctctcaataccattcttgag gattgtgttgatgcagtgcaggacatagtggaaaaagtgtcaggtctctga